Proteins co-encoded in one Pseudoalteromonas sp. MEBiC 03607 genomic window:
- a CDS encoding (2Fe-2S)-binding protein has protein sequence MYICLCHGVTDKKIEQTIDDGAMTMRELSKELQVGTQCGKCCGCCKKILNRKLIEIADITEQVA, from the coding sequence ATGTATATTTGCCTTTGCCATGGTGTAACTGACAAAAAAATTGAACAAACAATTGATGATGGCGCGATGACTATGCGTGAATTATCAAAAGAGCTGCAGGTGGGTACCCAGTGCGGCAAGTGTTGTGGTTGTTGTAAAAAAATTCTCAATCGTAAACTAATCGAAATTGCTGATATTACTGAGCAAGTAGCTTAA
- a CDS encoding phospholipase D family protein has product MILDSSKLLFCVLFLYISGCAQLPSRESIQPSYAIAADTPSTIGDAVGNNHPGLSGFYPLADGVDAFVARLALIDSAEHTIDVQYYLYHRQQTTILFTAFLLKAAERGVRVRLLLDDLSQADSELDLAALAVHPNIEVRLFNPFPNRRFKALGFLSNYSQLSRRMHNKSFIVDNRIFITGGRNIGNAYFSAEDHSEFIDLDVMSAGEIVPEASKAFDLYWNHQLSYPVEELHGSRDEQSLVDITNTLSSYVEQNQQSNYVEQLRESEFVKRLQNDDIKFDWQKSVLFYDHPDKVMNDVNERSANMSPLLFKEMGEPKHRAIIISPYFIPRDSGVKLLTNWAQKGIDVTILTNSLAATDVSAVHAGYKKYREDLIKAGVKLWELKPSDLMAIKRKAGRKVTGSSQASLHAKTMTFDDERIFVGTMNLDPRSLDLNTEMGVLIESEKLSRFLAHWVDTQMPEYAWKVELKDDDLVWLDTVSNEQFDEEPQTSSWRRFQVWFISLFPIEDEL; this is encoded by the coding sequence ATGATACTAGACTCTTCAAAACTCCTTTTTTGTGTATTATTTTTGTATATTTCTGGTTGCGCACAATTACCTTCAAGAGAGTCTATTCAACCAAGTTATGCCATTGCAGCAGATACACCCAGTACTATAGGAGATGCGGTGGGTAATAATCATCCTGGATTATCTGGTTTTTATCCTCTAGCAGATGGGGTCGATGCCTTTGTAGCTAGATTGGCACTTATTGATTCTGCAGAGCACACCATTGATGTGCAGTACTATTTATACCACAGACAGCAAACCACTATATTATTTACGGCTTTTTTATTAAAAGCTGCGGAGCGTGGGGTAAGAGTACGTTTACTACTCGATGATTTATCGCAAGCAGATAGTGAATTAGACCTCGCTGCACTGGCTGTTCATCCTAATATTGAAGTTCGTTTATTTAATCCCTTTCCTAACCGTCGTTTTAAAGCGCTTGGCTTTCTAAGTAATTACAGTCAACTGTCAAGACGAATGCATAATAAGAGTTTTATTGTTGATAATCGGATTTTTATCACTGGTGGCCGAAATATTGGCAATGCTTATTTTTCGGCAGAAGATCATTCTGAATTTATTGATTTAGATGTGATGAGTGCTGGAGAGATTGTTCCAGAGGCATCAAAAGCCTTTGATTTGTATTGGAATCATCAACTTTCTTACCCTGTTGAAGAGTTACATGGTTCACGAGATGAGCAATCTTTGGTTGATATTACAAACACACTTTCAAGCTATGTTGAGCAAAACCAGCAAAGTAATTATGTTGAACAATTACGTGAAAGTGAGTTTGTAAAACGGCTTCAAAATGATGATATTAAGTTTGATTGGCAAAAATCTGTGCTGTTTTACGACCATCCCGATAAAGTGATGAATGATGTCAATGAGCGCTCTGCAAACATGTCACCACTATTATTTAAAGAAATGGGTGAGCCCAAGCACAGAGCAATTATTATTTCACCCTATTTTATTCCTCGCGATTCAGGTGTGAAACTGTTAACAAACTGGGCTCAAAAAGGTATTGATGTCACTATTTTAACTAATTCTTTAGCTGCTACGGATGTATCCGCGGTGCATGCTGGTTATAAAAAATACCGAGAAGATCTCATTAAGGCTGGGGTAAAGCTTTGGGAATTAAAACCCAGTGATCTAATGGCTATTAAGCGCAAAGCAGGGCGTAAAGTTACAGGGTCATCGCAAGCAAGCTTACACGCAAAAACCATGACCTTTGATGATGAAAGGATTTTTGTGGGTACCATGAATCTAGACCCTCGCTCACTTGATTTAAATACCGAGATGGGCGTATTAATCGAAAGCGAAAAGCTTAGTCGCTTTTTAGCCCATTGGGTTGATACGCAAATGCCCGAATATGCCTGGAAAGTTGAACTTAAAGATGATGACTTAGTTTGGCTCGACACAGTAAGTAATGAGCAGTTTGATGAAGAACCACAAACGTCATCTTGGCGGCGTTTTCAGGTTTGGTTTATTTCGCTATTCCCCATAGAAGATGAACTCTAA
- a CDS encoding acyl-CoA dehydrogenase encodes MSLRTKLKKVLPSISITEQEALDAGDVWLEGSIYQGKPDFDALRDVPAAKLSAEEQAFLDGPVKELLSMIDDSEIQNGVHLPDYILDFLKKERFFSLIIPKSFGGLEFSPYANSTIVATIATKSSAVAVTVMVPNSLGPGELLLHFGTKEQQDHYLPRLANGRDIPCFALTSPEAGSDAGGIPDIGVVKRGQFNGEEVLGLEITWDKRYITLAPIATVLGLAFKVVDPDGLLGGKENLGITCALIPKDHPGVQLGNRHDPMGIRFYNGTTRGEKVFVPMDFIIGGQKNIGRGWQMLVSCLGAGRGISLPALGVSSSQVAFKGASEYAAVREQFGLAIGQFEGIQEKLADIAGKTYLQEAMRVLTTEGLGMGLKPSVVTAIAKYHMTEIGRNVLDSAMDIQAGKAIQNGPQNTLASGYVAQPIAITVEGANILTRNLMIFGQGVMRCHPYLQSMVESIHSEDKNADKEFNSILRKTVGYSVANSLRAFRLGVLPFTAGAKSSLPEVREYEKAAHKLSAKLAVYADFSLLVLGGKLKQAEMLSARLGDVMSFLYAAMASIKYYEQKVASSEREQAAPYFHYATRFALQSAEEALHKFLDNFPASGTRKFMRFITMNYSKKMPKISDDLIRELATQAQMDTAFKAQITHLVNPIEGDGHYINEQAYKAKMACLDLLAKVKKALRAKTIKPGVRFAETLDNALVASVINEEEYAKLIDYNKKREKAIRVDEFDFDMNLLDDNAKPVNPLKSVVNE; translated from the coding sequence ATGAGCTTACGTACAAAATTAAAAAAAGTATTACCTAGTATTTCAATTACAGAACAAGAAGCGTTAGATGCGGGTGATGTTTGGTTAGAAGGTTCAATCTACCAAGGTAAACCTGACTTCGATGCACTTCGTGACGTGCCAGCAGCTAAGCTGAGCGCTGAAGAACAAGCATTCTTAGATGGCCCAGTTAAAGAATTATTATCAATGATTGATGATTCTGAAATTCAAAATGGTGTACATCTTCCTGACTACATTCTTGATTTCTTGAAAAAAGAGCGCTTTTTCTCGCTTATCATCCCTAAATCATTCGGCGGTTTAGAGTTCAGCCCTTATGCAAACTCTACAATTGTTGCGACTATTGCGACTAAGAGTTCTGCGGTTGCGGTAACCGTGATGGTTCCTAACTCTCTAGGCCCAGGTGAGCTATTACTACACTTCGGTACTAAAGAGCAGCAAGATCACTACTTACCGCGTCTTGCAAATGGTCGTGATATTCCATGTTTCGCGCTGACTAGCCCAGAAGCGGGTTCAGATGCGGGTGGTATTCCAGATATCGGTGTTGTTAAACGTGGTCAATTCAATGGCGAAGAAGTTTTAGGTTTAGAAATTACTTGGGACAAACGCTACATCACACTAGCACCTATTGCGACAGTATTAGGTTTAGCATTTAAAGTGGTTGACCCTGATGGTTTACTAGGTGGTAAAGAAAACCTAGGTATTACCTGTGCGCTTATTCCTAAAGATCACCCAGGTGTTCAGCTTGGTAATCGTCATGACCCTATGGGTATTCGTTTTTACAACGGTACGACACGCGGTGAAAAAGTATTTGTACCAATGGACTTCATCATTGGTGGTCAAAAGAACATCGGTCGTGGCTGGCAAATGCTGGTTAGCTGTTTAGGTGCTGGCCGTGGTATCTCGTTACCGGCATTAGGTGTTAGTTCATCACAAGTGGCATTTAAAGGTGCTTCTGAGTACGCAGCAGTGCGTGAGCAGTTTGGTCTGGCGATTGGTCAATTCGAAGGTATTCAAGAGAAGCTTGCTGATATCGCAGGTAAAACTTACCTTCAAGAAGCAATGCGAGTATTAACAACAGAAGGTTTAGGCATGGGCTTAAAACCATCTGTAGTCACTGCGATTGCTAAATACCACATGACAGAAATTGGCCGTAACGTGCTTGATTCAGCAATGGATATTCAAGCAGGTAAAGCGATTCAAAATGGGCCGCAAAATACATTAGCAAGTGGTTATGTTGCTCAACCTATCGCAATCACGGTTGAAGGTGCAAACATCCTTACTCGTAACCTAATGATTTTTGGTCAAGGTGTAATGCGTTGTCACCCTTACCTGCAATCTATGGTTGAGTCTATCCACAGCGAAGACAAAAATGCAGACAAAGAATTCAACAGTATCTTACGTAAAACAGTGGGCTACAGCGTAGCTAACAGCTTACGAGCTTTCCGTTTAGGTGTATTACCGTTTACTGCGGGTGCTAAATCGTCACTACCAGAAGTACGTGAATACGAAAAAGCAGCGCACAAACTATCTGCAAAACTTGCAGTTTACGCTGACTTCTCGTTATTGGTACTGGGCGGCAAACTTAAGCAAGCAGAAATGTTATCTGCACGTTTAGGTGACGTAATGAGCTTCTTGTATGCGGCGATGGCATCGATTAAATACTACGAGCAAAAAGTAGCAAGCAGTGAACGTGAGCAAGCTGCGCCTTACTTCCACTATGCGACTCGCTTTGCACTACAAAGCGCTGAAGAAGCATTGCATAAGTTCTTAGATAACTTCCCTGCAAGTGGTACTCGTAAGTTTATGCGTTTCATTACTATGAACTACTCAAAGAAAATGCCTAAGATCAGCGATGATTTAATCCGTGAACTTGCGACTCAAGCGCAAATGGATACGGCATTTAAAGCGCAAATCACTCACTTGGTTAATCCAATTGAAGGTGATGGTCATTACATCAATGAGCAAGCGTACAAAGCGAAAATGGCGTGTCTTGATTTACTTGCAAAAGTTAAAAAAGCACTGCGTGCTAAAACTATCAAGCCGGGCGTTCGTTTTGCAGAAACTCTTGATAATGCACTTGTTGCAAGTGTTATCAACGAAGAAGAGTATGCAAAACTGATTGACTACAACAAGAAACGTGAGAAAGCGATTCGTGTTGATGAGTTCGATTTTGATATGAACTTACTGGATGACAATGCAAAGCCAGTTAACCCACTTAAAAGTGTGGTAAACGAGTAA
- a CDS encoding phosphotransferase: MDLRQFVTSHFSNITNLQQAASVWSGCGEIIRCQVNGAATVIKAIEVPSQINHSRITQSDFALARKRQSYLVEFNWYRHYAEQLPHEAAAIHCIDAIQEGTKQALLFSDFVAHGYQQAYATHSHIQAIINWLAHFHAFHLASSSEGLWPRGSYWHLATRPDELQRMSDLSLKSQAQPIDTKLSESPYQTLIHGDAKLANFAIAPQNQHVLGYDFQYVGKGVGVIDLMYFLGSCLDDTALKSVADDYLNRYFDTLTLALKRFQPSINPVHVVSSWRALWCYAWSDFYRFLAGWSPTHAKINGYMQQQFATYLTNTKE; the protein is encoded by the coding sequence ATGGATCTTAGGCAATTTGTTACTTCTCACTTTTCAAACATTACAAATTTACAGCAAGCCGCGTCAGTCTGGAGCGGGTGCGGTGAGATTATTCGTTGCCAAGTGAACGGTGCAGCGACTGTAATTAAAGCGATTGAAGTGCCTAGCCAGATTAATCATAGCCGTATAACGCAAAGTGATTTTGCTCTTGCCAGAAAGCGCCAATCGTACTTAGTCGAATTTAACTGGTATCGGCATTACGCTGAGCAATTACCCCATGAAGCTGCGGCTATTCACTGTATTGATGCAATACAAGAGGGCACTAAGCAAGCGTTATTATTTAGTGATTTCGTAGCACATGGCTACCAGCAAGCATATGCTACACACAGCCACATTCAAGCAATTATAAACTGGCTTGCACATTTTCATGCTTTTCATTTAGCAAGCTCATCCGAGGGGCTTTGGCCTCGAGGTAGTTATTGGCATTTAGCAACACGGCCAGATGAGTTACAGCGTATGAGCGATTTAAGCTTAAAATCGCAGGCGCAACCTATTGATACTAAGCTGAGTGAGTCACCTTACCAAACGTTAATTCATGGTGATGCTAAGCTTGCCAACTTTGCGATTGCGCCACAAAACCAACATGTTCTTGGCTATGATTTTCAATATGTTGGCAAGGGTGTTGGGGTGATTGATCTGATGTATTTTTTAGGCAGTTGTTTAGATGATACAGCATTAAAATCAGTTGCAGATGATTATTTAAATCGTTATTTTGACACTCTTACCCTAGCACTAAAACGCTTTCAACCGAGTATAAATCCTGTGCATGTTGTTAGTAGTTGGCGAGCGCTATGGTGTTACGCATGGAGTGATTTTTATCGTTTTTTAGCAGGTTGGAGCCCAACTCATGCAAAAATAAATGGTTACATGCAGCAGCAATTTGCAACGTACTTAACAAATACAAAGGAATAA
- a CDS encoding Gfo/Idh/MocA family oxidoreductase yields the protein MNKPMRFAIIGCGAVTEVKSGPAYQQAEGIALIGVTRRDLEKAHDYAKRHNVAKVYTSPSELINDTSVDAVYIATPPDSHKAYALEVAAAGKPCCIEKPLAPSYQDSLDIVAAFKEAKQPLFVAYYRRSLPRFNQVKQLLEQGAIGKPRHVSWHLSKSPNPLDLSGEYNWRTDQTVARGGYFDDLASHGLDLLAYLLGDFNKVHGLCANQQGLYSAFDAITAHWQHQSGVTGTGSWNFASANRFDDVMIYGSEGELSFSVFDEKPIVLNNAKGTQQFVIDNPAHIQQYHVENMANYFHAQQPHPSTGETALHTSWVMEQILSA from the coding sequence ATGAATAAGCCAATGCGATTTGCCATTATTGGCTGTGGTGCTGTAACCGAAGTGAAAAGCGGCCCAGCTTATCAACAAGCAGAAGGTATTGCGCTTATTGGAGTGACACGCCGCGACCTAGAAAAAGCCCATGATTATGCTAAACGCCATAATGTAGCAAAGGTGTACACATCGCCAAGCGAACTCATTAACGATACCAGTGTTGATGCAGTGTATATTGCCACGCCGCCAGATAGCCATAAAGCGTATGCTCTTGAGGTTGCTGCGGCAGGTAAACCTTGTTGTATAGAAAAGCCACTTGCGCCAAGTTATCAAGATAGCCTTGACATTGTCGCAGCGTTTAAAGAAGCTAAACAGCCGCTGTTTGTGGCTTATTATCGTCGTTCGTTACCGCGCTTTAATCAAGTTAAACAGTTACTTGAACAAGGTGCCATTGGTAAGCCGCGTCATGTAAGTTGGCATTTAAGTAAGTCGCCGAATCCCCTAGATTTATCGGGAGAGTATAATTGGCGTACCGATCAAACAGTAGCACGAGGCGGTTACTTTGACGATTTAGCCAGCCATGGCCTTGATTTACTTGCCTACCTTTTAGGTGATTTTAATAAGGTGCATGGTTTATGTGCCAATCAACAAGGCTTATATTCTGCATTCGATGCCATAACCGCGCACTGGCAGCATCAATCTGGTGTTACAGGCACCGGAAGCTGGAACTTTGCCTCAGCAAATCGTTTTGATGATGTAATGATTTATGGCAGTGAAGGCGAGCTTAGCTTTAGTGTATTTGATGAAAAGCCCATTGTGCTTAACAACGCAAAGGGAACACAACAGTTTGTAATTGATAACCCAGCACATATTCAACAATATCATGTTGAAAACATGGCGAATTATTTTCATGCCCAGCAACCACACCCATCAACAGGTGAAACCGCACTACATACAAGCTGGGTTATGGAGCAGATTTTATCGGCTTAG
- a CDS encoding ABC transporter substrate-binding protein — translation MKTLTFTLILFCCISLPTHSETLNIQMMADFIPQDGGNPENEATTFLLAAAAELGDEISLHFIPASRLREWQQLSKMNNVCLYNKLKTPDREAQAVFSQYPLMAFPANKLVVFNKPKIPDSITLLQAINDFNLTIGIIKGRSYSEEIDNFIRLDDEHFFMLEGATNAPRLGQMLFQNKIDAVLEYQTVFNNRYKRAPGLSHIRYISLKPEKAALFGYIACSPTEVGKQAVALFDKALKTKKVRTLISQRLKALFHEGENTQIVNAFNAAFEH, via the coding sequence ATGAAAACACTCACATTTACCTTAATACTATTTTGTTGCATTTCCTTACCAACCCACAGTGAAACACTCAATATTCAAATGATGGCTGACTTTATCCCCCAAGATGGCGGCAATCCAGAAAATGAAGCCACTACGTTTTTACTTGCTGCTGCCGCTGAGTTAGGTGATGAAATCAGCCTGCACTTTATACCGGCAAGTCGGCTAAGAGAATGGCAGCAGTTGAGCAAAATGAATAATGTTTGCTTATACAATAAATTAAAAACCCCTGACCGTGAGGCCCAAGCCGTATTTAGTCAATACCCTCTGATGGCTTTTCCTGCTAACAAATTGGTGGTATTCAACAAGCCAAAGATCCCTGATTCCATTACCCTGCTACAAGCTATTAATGACTTCAATTTAACAATAGGCATCATCAAGGGCCGCTCATATTCAGAAGAAATTGATAACTTTATACGCTTAGATGATGAGCACTTTTTTATGTTAGAAGGGGCAACCAATGCACCTCGGCTTGGTCAGATGCTATTTCAAAACAAAATTGATGCAGTTTTAGAATACCAAACTGTATTTAACAATCGCTATAAGCGAGCACCGGGTCTAAGTCACATTCGCTATATCAGCCTTAAGCCAGAAAAAGCCGCGTTGTTTGGTTATATTGCCTGTTCACCGACAGAGGTCGGCAAACAAGCCGTAGCACTGTTCGACAAAGCACTTAAAACAAAAAAGGTACGCACATTAATTAGTCAGCGTTTAAAGGCGCTATTTCACGAAGGTGAAAACACACAAATTGTAAATGCCTTCAATGCAGCGTTTGAGCACTAA
- the upp gene encoding uracil phosphoribosyltransferase: MSIHVITHPLVQHKLGLMRAQGISTKSFRELASEVGTLLTYEATKNLPLESVQITGWDGSNLNVEHIKGKKITVVPILRAGLGMMDGVMQLLPAAKVSVVGLQRNEETLEPVPYFEKLVGKIDERLSLVIDPMLATGGSMIATIDMLKKAGCKDIKVIVLVAAPEGVEKTLEAHPDVEIFTASLDSHLNEKGYIIPGLGDAGDKIFGTV; the protein is encoded by the coding sequence ATGTCTATCCATGTTATTACTCATCCGTTAGTTCAACACAAACTTGGCCTTATGCGCGCACAAGGTATTAGCACAAAAAGTTTCCGTGAGCTGGCGTCTGAAGTAGGTACTTTGCTTACATACGAAGCAACAAAAAACCTACCATTAGAAAGCGTGCAGATCACTGGATGGGATGGTTCAAACCTCAATGTAGAGCACATTAAAGGTAAAAAAATTACTGTTGTGCCGATTCTACGTGCCGGCCTTGGTATGATGGATGGCGTTATGCAATTATTACCTGCTGCAAAAGTTAGTGTTGTAGGTTTGCAGCGTAACGAAGAAACATTGGAGCCTGTGCCATACTTTGAAAAACTGGTTGGTAAAATTGATGAGCGTTTAAGCCTTGTTATTGACCCAATGCTGGCAACGGGTGGTTCAATGATCGCCACAATCGATATGCTGAAAAAAGCAGGTTGTAAAGATATTAAAGTGATTGTACTAGTGGCAGCACCTGAAGGTGTAGAAAAAACCCTTGAGGCGCACCCAGATGTTGAAATCTTCACGGCATCACTAGATAGTCACTTAAACGAAAAAGGCTATATCATCCCAGGCTTAGGAGATGCCGGTGACAAGATCTTTGGTACAGTGTAA
- a CDS encoding uracil-xanthine permease family protein — protein MENHQTFSLKTILTGAQMLFVAFGALVLVPLLTGLDPNVALFTAGLGTLLFHVVTKGQVPIFLASSFAFIAPIIASVQMWGIPATMGGLMVAGFCYFALSLIVKFKGVNALHKVLPPVVVGPVIMVIGLALAPVAVNMAMGKAGDGSAQLVPYEQAIWVSGLSLLVTLIFAVWGKGVFKLIPILAGVIAGYLASLFIGIVEFNAVTEARWFAVPAFTYPEFKWQAILFMVPVAIAPAIEHIGDMMAISQVTGKDYLKKPGLHRTLLGDGLATSAASVFGGPPNTTYSEVTGAVMLTRNFNPRVMLWTAIIAIVLAFVAKMGAGLQTIPVPVMGGIMILLFGSIAVVGLNTLVKSGEDLTAPRNLTIIALILVFGIGGMHLGGDEFSLQGVSLCAILGIILNAVLPKAVQQVD, from the coding sequence GTGGAAAATCATCAAACATTTTCGTTAAAAACAATTCTAACCGGCGCGCAAATGCTGTTTGTTGCATTTGGCGCACTGGTACTTGTGCCGTTACTGACAGGCCTTGATCCCAATGTGGCTTTATTTACCGCAGGCCTAGGAACCTTGCTGTTTCATGTGGTTACCAAAGGCCAAGTTCCTATCTTTTTAGCATCGTCTTTTGCTTTTATTGCACCTATTATCGCCTCAGTACAAATGTGGGGTATTCCTGCAACTATGGGCGGTTTAATGGTGGCAGGCTTTTGCTATTTTGCACTTAGCTTGATTGTAAAATTTAAAGGCGTGAATGCACTGCATAAAGTGTTACCTCCTGTGGTTGTTGGCCCAGTTATTATGGTGATTGGTTTAGCCTTAGCGCCCGTTGCTGTGAATATGGCAATGGGTAAAGCAGGGGATGGCAGCGCGCAACTAGTTCCTTATGAACAAGCTATTTGGGTGTCTGGTTTATCATTATTGGTTACGCTGATTTTTGCGGTATGGGGTAAAGGTGTATTTAAACTTATTCCTATTCTTGCTGGTGTTATCGCAGGTTATCTTGCTTCGTTATTTATAGGTATTGTGGAATTTAATGCGGTTACTGAAGCTCGCTGGTTTGCTGTACCTGCATTTACTTACCCTGAGTTTAAGTGGCAAGCTATTTTATTTATGGTGCCTGTGGCCATTGCGCCAGCTATAGAACATATTGGCGACATGATGGCAATTAGCCAAGTCACGGGTAAAGACTATTTAAAGAAACCGGGCTTACATCGCACTTTATTGGGTGATGGTTTAGCAACCTCTGCGGCATCGGTTTTTGGTGGTCCACCTAATACAACCTACTCTGAAGTAACGGGGGCGGTCATGCTTACGCGTAACTTCAACCCTCGAGTGATGCTTTGGACTGCTATCATCGCGATTGTGCTCGCATTTGTGGCAAAAATGGGTGCGGGTTTACAAACTATTCCGGTTCCTGTGATGGGCGGTATCATGATTTTACTATTTGGCTCAATTGCCGTTGTAGGTTTAAATACTTTAGTAAAATCAGGTGAAGACCTTACCGCGCCTCGAAACTTGACTATCATCGCACTGATTTTAGTGTTTGGTATTGGTGGCATGCACCTCGGTGGTGACGAGTTTAGTTTGCAAGGTGTGAGCTTATGCGCAATTTTAGGGATTATCTTAAATGCTGTCCTCCCCAAAGCAGTGCAACAAGTTGATTAG